One window of the Nocardia huaxiensis genome contains the following:
- a CDS encoding SulP family inorganic anion transporter: MSTDTDPALRTSLPSLSALVRYDLPASFVVFLVALPLSLGIAVASGAPVAAGLIAAVVGGVVAGLLGGSTLQVSGPAAGLTVVVAQTIDQFGWKAACFITAAAGGLQILFGLSRIARAALAIAPVVVHAMLAGIGLTIALQQVHVLLGGSSHSSAFENITELPRQLAGLHGGAVLVGAVVIAIMLGWKYMPPRIRAVPGPLVAVLAGTVLSLVWPGGMERIALNGSLFDAIGLPAIPHGGWWTVSLAVLTVALIASVESLLSAVAVDKMAQGPRTNLDRELVGQGAANVTSGLLGGLPVTGVIVRSATNVRAGARTRASAILHGLWVLVFAVALPGVVQQIPKAALAGLLIVVGIQLVKLAHIRLAQRTGDLLVYTVTVLGVVFLNLLDGVLIGLGVAFALLLWRVVRVTVVAAPVPGTAQWMVSIDGTCTFLALPKLSAELAKVPAGVDVLVELSVDFLDHAAYEAIHEWAGRHENTGGRVEFVEMGPVRMAAAEAGPPARGRSRRIVDEVLSPWRRTAVRADPVVAGVVAYHRSHAHLMRPLLDVLRDGQEPDSLFVTCADSRIVPNVITNSGPGDLFTVRNVGNLIPPDGRDASMEAALVYALDKLDVRSVVVCGHSGCGAMEALYGEAVTGSGLDDWLAHARTSLDRFRLGHPVALAAAAAGFPPVDQLGMVNVAVQLETLYAHPVVRRGVEERGVVLSGLFFDIATARVVEVTVDEIAEIDGVDHPVAARSA; encoded by the coding sequence ATGTCCACCGACACCGATCCAGCACTCCGGACGTCGCTTCCGTCTCTGTCCGCGCTCGTTCGCTACGACCTGCCCGCCTCCTTCGTGGTGTTCCTGGTCGCGCTGCCGCTCTCGCTCGGCATCGCGGTGGCCTCGGGCGCACCGGTCGCCGCCGGACTCATCGCCGCCGTGGTGGGCGGCGTGGTCGCCGGGCTGCTGGGCGGATCCACCCTCCAGGTGAGCGGGCCGGCCGCCGGGCTCACCGTGGTGGTGGCCCAGACCATCGACCAATTCGGCTGGAAGGCAGCGTGTTTCATTACCGCGGCCGCGGGCGGGTTGCAGATCCTGTTCGGGCTGAGCCGGATAGCGCGCGCCGCCCTCGCCATCGCGCCGGTCGTGGTGCACGCCATGCTCGCCGGCATCGGCCTCACCATCGCACTGCAACAGGTGCACGTGCTGCTCGGCGGGTCCTCGCACAGTTCCGCCTTCGAGAACATCACCGAGCTGCCCCGGCAGCTGGCCGGACTGCACGGCGGCGCGGTGCTGGTGGGCGCGGTCGTCATCGCCATCATGCTGGGCTGGAAGTACATGCCGCCGCGCATTCGCGCGGTGCCGGGCCCCCTGGTGGCGGTCCTCGCCGGCACCGTGCTGTCGCTGGTGTGGCCGGGCGGCATGGAGCGAATCGCCTTGAACGGCTCGCTGTTCGACGCCATCGGACTGCCCGCCATCCCGCACGGCGGCTGGTGGACGGTCTCGCTGGCGGTGCTGACCGTCGCGCTCATCGCGAGCGTGGAGAGTCTGCTGTCGGCGGTCGCGGTGGACAAGATGGCCCAGGGCCCGCGCACCAATCTCGACCGCGAACTCGTCGGACAGGGCGCCGCCAATGTGACCTCGGGCCTGCTGGGCGGGCTGCCCGTCACCGGCGTGATCGTGCGCAGCGCCACCAATGTCCGGGCGGGCGCGCGCACCCGCGCCTCGGCGATCCTGCACGGGCTCTGGGTGCTGGTGTTCGCGGTGGCGCTTCCCGGTGTGGTGCAACAGATTCCGAAGGCGGCACTGGCGGGGCTGCTCATCGTGGTCGGCATCCAGCTGGTCAAACTCGCGCACATCCGCCTGGCGCAGCGCACCGGCGATCTGCTGGTGTACACGGTCACCGTGCTCGGGGTGGTGTTCCTGAATCTGCTCGACGGCGTGCTCATCGGGCTGGGCGTGGCGTTCGCACTGCTGCTGTGGCGGGTGGTGCGGGTGACGGTGGTGGCCGCGCCGGTGCCGGGGACCGCGCAGTGGATGGTCAGCATCGACGGCACCTGCACCTTCCTGGCGCTGCCGAAGCTGTCCGCGGAACTGGCCAAGGTGCCCGCGGGTGTGGACGTGCTGGTGGAGCTGAGTGTCGACTTCCTCGACCACGCCGCCTACGAGGCCATCCACGAGTGGGCCGGTCGGCACGAGAACACCGGGGGCCGAGTCGAATTCGTGGAGATGGGCCCCGTGCGCATGGCCGCCGCCGAGGCCGGGCCGCCCGCCCGCGGCCGGTCGCGCCGCATTGTCGACGAAGTGCTGTCCCCGTGGCGGCGCACGGCCGTGCGCGCGGATCCGGTGGTCGCGGGCGTGGTGGCCTATCACCGCAGTCACGCGCATCTGATGCGTCCGCTGCTGGATGTGCTGCGCGATGGCCAGGAACCGGATTCGCTGTTCGTCACCTGTGCCGATTCGCGGATCGTGCCGAATGTGATCACCAATAGCGGTCCGGGGGATCTGTTCACCGTCCGCAATGTCGGCAATTTGATTCCGCCCGATGGCCGCGACGCGTCCATGGAGGCCGCGCTCGTCTATGCCCTCGACAAACTCGATGTGCGTTCGGTGGTGGTGTGCGGGCATTCCGGCTGCGGTGCGATGGAAGCGCTGTACGGCGAGGCCGTCACCGGTTCGGGCCTGGACGACTGGCTCGCGCACGCCCGGACCAGCCTGGATCGCTTCCGGCTCGGGCATCCGGTGGCGCTGGCCGCGGCGGCCGCCGGATTCCCGCCGGTCGATCAATTGGGCATGGTGAATGTGGCCGTGCAATTGGAAACCCTGTACGCGCATCCGGTGGTCCGGCGCGGTGTGGAGGAGCGTGGTGTCGTGTTGTCCGGGCTGTTTTTCGACATCGCGACGGCCCGTGTGGTGGAGGTCACGGTCGACGAGATCGCCGAGATCGATGGTGTGGATCACCCGGTCGCCGCGCGATCCGCTTGA